In Thiovibrio frasassiensis, one DNA window encodes the following:
- a CDS encoding HD-GYP domain-containing protein: MASIRDHLFDSSFLDQSIAYLAEAHKLAITVLDSDGATVASRRSEGSDTPTSRAYPFSFSSDIGSMVCGAPNPEQLEQAEPHIRYCLSALNSQLMRETELQETTEEMLQLASQMNFLFKVAKQIIGIDDLQKCYQIILEEIAKATKADQGFIQTKGRWDEEICVTHRMSEAEVAASRESSNLQRSAGVSTIICAREDGASLLYSPIKEKDGLSGQMLFIRALGHRAFSASEKQLVAIIENIISPTFETLRLYDSLQDLYLNTVKALAAAIDAKDQYTHGHSFRVAKYAMAIGGELGIDSQQLNDLEIAGYMHDLGKIGISELILGKPGKLTSEEFCLIQQHPVFTDKILQPIKLPPHILEGATQHHERMDGTGYPGGLVGMDISRFGRIIAVADVFDALTSKRPYRDALPVEEALQKLCEGIDTLFDREMILAFIAALQSDRSKEVLGEINMSLRHNDLQNLNHFLVELTEFAMTSKRD; encoded by the coding sequence ATGGCCTCTATCCGCGACCATCTCTTCGACAGCTCTTTTTTAGACCAATCCATCGCCTATCTGGCCGAGGCGCATAAGCTCGCGATCACCGTGCTCGACAGCGACGGCGCCACCGTGGCCAGCCGCCGGAGCGAGGGCAGCGACACCCCGACCAGCCGCGCCTATCCCTTCAGCTTTTCCTCCGACATCGGCAGTATGGTCTGCGGGGCGCCAAACCCGGAGCAGCTGGAGCAGGCGGAACCGCACATCCGCTATTGCCTGTCCGCCTTGAACAGCCAGCTGATGCGCGAGACCGAACTCCAGGAAACCACCGAGGAGATGCTGCAGCTCGCCAGCCAGATGAACTTCCTGTTCAAGGTGGCCAAGCAGATCATCGGCATCGATGATCTGCAGAAATGCTACCAGATCATCCTGGAGGAAATCGCCAAGGCGACCAAGGCGGACCAGGGGTTTATCCAGACCAAGGGGCGGTGGGACGAGGAAATCTGCGTCACCCACCGGATGAGCGAGGCGGAAGTTGCCGCAAGCCGGGAGAGCAGCAACCTGCAGCGCTCCGCAGGCGTCTCCACCATCATCTGCGCCCGGGAGGACGGCGCCTCGCTGCTCTACTCGCCGATCAAGGAAAAGGACGGATTGAGCGGCCAGATGCTCTTTATCCGCGCCCTGGGGCACCGCGCTTTTTCCGCCTCCGAAAAACAGCTGGTCGCGATCATCGAAAACATCATCTCGCCGACCTTTGAAACCCTGCGCCTGTATGACAGCCTGCAGGATCTCTACCTGAACACGGTCAAGGCGTTGGCTGCGGCCATTGACGCCAAGGACCAGTACACCCACGGCCATTCCTTCCGGGTGGCCAAGTATGCCATGGCCATCGGCGGAGAATTGGGGATCGACAGCCAGCAGCTCAATGACCTGGAAATCGCCGGCTACATGCATGACCTGGGCAAGATCGGCATCTCGGAACTGATCCTGGGCAAGCCCGGCAAGCTCACCAGCGAAGAGTTCTGCCTCATTCAGCAACACCCGGTTTTTACCGACAAGATCCTCCAGCCCATCAAGCTGCCGCCCCACATCCTCGAAGGGGCAACCCAGCACCATGAACGGATGGACGGCACCGGCTATCCCGGCGGCCTGGTGGGCATGGACATCTCCCGGTTCGGTCGGATCATCGCGGTGGCGGATGTTTTCGATGCCCTTACCTCCAAACGCCCTTACCGGGACGCCTTGCCGGTGGAAGAAGCACTCCAGAAGCTGTGCGAAGGGATCGACACCCTGTTCGATCGCGAAATGATCCTCGCCTTTATTGCCGCCTTGCAGTCGGACCGGAGCAAGGAGGTTTTGGGCGAGATCAACATGAGCCTGCGCCACAACGACCTCCAGAACTTGAATCACTTTCTCGTCGAACTGACCGAATTCGCCATGACCAGCAAGCGCGACTAA
- the can gene encoding carbonate dehydratase codes for MQVLKHLFDNNKNWAANIKKAEPDFFSKLASQQRPEYLWIGCADSRVPANEIVNMLPGEIFVHRNIANVVVHTDLNCLSVIQYAVDVLKVKHIIVCGHYDCGGITAALENSEHGLIDNWLRHIKDVYRFHKKEIDAQTTEKEKLDLLCELNVMEQVANVCHTTMVQNAWKSGQELAVHGWIYRVSDGILKDLNVCTTGIHEIPTIQRIV; via the coding sequence ATGCAGGTTCTCAAGCATCTTTTCGACAACAACAAGAACTGGGCCGCCAACATCAAGAAGGCGGAGCCGGACTTCTTCAGCAAACTCGCGAGCCAGCAGCGGCCGGAATACCTTTGGATCGGCTGCGCCGACAGCCGGGTGCCGGCCAACGAGATCGTCAACATGCTGCCGGGCGAGATCTTCGTGCACCGCAACATCGCCAACGTGGTGGTGCATACCGACCTCAACTGCCTCTCGGTGATTCAGTACGCAGTGGACGTGCTCAAGGTCAAACACATCATTGTCTGCGGCCATTACGACTGCGGCGGCATTACCGCCGCCCTGGAAAACAGCGAACACGGCCTCATCGACAACTGGCTGCGACACATCAAGGATGTCTACCGCTTTCACAAGAAAGAGATCGACGCGCAAACCACGGAAAAAGAGAAGCTCGACCTGCTCTGCGAACTGAACGTGATGGAGCAGGTGGCCAATGTCTGCCATACCACCATGGTCCAGAATGCCTGGAAATCAGGGCAGGAACTGGCGGTGCACGGCTGGATCTACCGGGTGAGCGACGGCATCCTCAAGGATCTCAATGTCTGCACC